The Metarhizium brunneum chromosome 3, complete sequence DNA window ATGCATCTCCAGACTCTCCAAAGAACTAGAGTGTGCCTCAGACCATAAAGCCATACTTATCACTATACCAAGCGGCATCCGACCTAAATGCCTAATACGCCCACACGTTATTACTACTGACGACGAAATAGAAAGGTTTCTTACTATTTTGAGAGACAAGGCTCTATATATAGACCCACGAGCCAACAGCGTAAATAACCTGGACCGCCTGGCCTCTGAAGTCTCCTAATCCCTGACTCGCTCGTTGCAAGAGACGGGCAAAGTCCCTAATCTAAAGGGAAATTTCAAGGTatggtctggtctggtagaaCACATGCAAGGAATGCTCCAGAACCCACAAGGCGCTATCGGCCAGACGCCGAGCCTGCGACGATTTCCAGGCAGCAAAGGACTGTTGACGCCTGAAAGAACGCCACCCGCCGAACCAAGTGGGGCTTCTGGGCAGACAAAGTAGATTGATTAACGTTACCACCACAAAAAGGAAGTGTCTGGTATGCCATAACACAATAGGCACAACAAACTACTCCGAACTTCCAACTACCCAGCCTGATGTCCCGGGGTAAAACCCATGTACTACCTGGCAAGAAGGCCGAAGAACTTCGCCAGGTTAAACTTGACTCCAACAAGTCAATAGGAACTAGCCAGGACTATCCCCCAGGCGGCATACCCATAGTGCCTCGGCAAAAAATACAGTGCatatccctttgaatgtgcgcaggtctaattaatatatttaaccTGCTTTTTTATAACACTTAAGGATACataaatacttaaagctACTCCtttattagtaataataaacagtatatttttatatattcaAGTATCcaataacttttattattataaaagaacCCTGATCCGTTACAAAgattggacctgcgcacattcaaagggatacaaTCATTATCAAATAAATCATCTCCAACGCAATTTCATTCACAGCTTCGAGAACATGCTTTCCTTCTCGGACCGCACATCCAGCTCATGCGTCCACGTACTCCGCGGCTGGGTATGCAAATACCAATACATGCTCGCCAGATCAGCAGGCTGCACCAAGTGAGCCTCGACATCGGCCAGCTTCTCCCCGTCGCCCGCGCGCTCCCACTGTCGTCGACGCACGCCGCCAATCAGCTTGCCGTCGACGGGCCCGTCCACAATGACATGGGCCGCGTGGATGCCGCGGCCCTGGTACTCCCGCGTCACAATCTGCGCCAGCGACCGAAGCCCAAACTTGCCGGGCGAGAAGCTGCTCAGGCCGGGCATGCCGCGCAGCGAGCCCGTCGCCCCGGTGTACACGATGGTCCCCCGGCCGGCCGCGAGCATGTCCGGGAGAACGCACTTGGTGGCCCAAAACGCGCCAAAGAGGTTAATCTTGGTGAAGCCCTCGAATTCTTCGGTGGTCGTGTCCAGGATGGAGCGCCCGTTGACGCGGCGCGCGCCGGCGTTGTAGACGAGCACCTGCACGCTTCCGAGCTCGTCGCGGATCCGGCGGAAGCTGGAGTTGACGTCGTGCTCGACGCGTAGGTCGGTGGGGTAGTATCTGGCCgtgtcgtggccgtggtccGCCCGGATGCCCTCTTGGATGGCGTGCAGCTTTTCGGCGGTGCGCGCAATCAGGGCCACGACGAAGCCGTGCGAGACGAACTCGCGGGCGACGGCCTCGCCAATTCCGGGACCGAcaccggcgacggcgacgacgggctTTCCCTGCGGGTTGTGCGACATGATGCTTTGGTTTGGATGATGCCTGGGGGTTTGGGAGGGTGAGTGCCGTTCATGGGGTGTGTCTGGTCGATACATATGGAGCTTATACATGGCTGTCCGGGActcgaggatgccgagggcCGGCCATGATGAGTGATCGCACCGCGCCTACCGGGAtacacatcaattgatgcaacATGTATGCATGCGACGCATTACTCCAATTGCaacatcgtcatcttctATTCAATTTTGCATTAATCTGAGTATCGGGATACATGGCAATTTCACTAAACACTGCTGGCCCATGGTTTTCCGCCCGTCTCCTTTGCCAAATCCTGCATCCGCATCCACGCAACGGGCCCGCCGCTCAGCACCACGCCGTTCTGATTCCCCAACCCGGTGTCAGAATGGTCGATTTTACCTTCCCCCATCAGAAACCGCAGATATCTCTCTGGCGTGGGCGACGGGTCCGCCAGCACCTGAGCCTTGTACGTCGCCAGCGGCACCGAAGTGACGTCTATCTGTCCAGCGCCGCTGGCCCGCATGATGTCGGCGATTTCTTGGAAACTCTTGCTGTCGCCGTTGAGGCTGACTTCGTCCGGGACGTCGCCCAGAGGCAAAGACGCCAGATTGGCCAGGGCCCGTCCAATGTCCGACTTGCTAATATATGAAGTCGGCTGGCTCGGGCTGCCGACGGCCTCGTACCGGCCgtccttggtgttgaagccgAACCACGGGCCGATGGAGTCTTCCAGCAACAGACCGGCGTAGACGCGACAGCGGCGAATATTCGGAATcagctgcttggccagctcgaAATGGCGCTTCTTCGTGTCCCACTCCTCGTGGGGGAAGTCGTGTATGTAGTGATTGACGCCGAACTCGGACGGGAAGTACAGGCTCACCGACGTCGCGGGCAAGCTGCGCAGGAGCTTTTCCTTGAAGGCGTGCCCCGACGGCCCGACCCTGGCAGCAGGTTAGTCTGGATGGATCTTGTGCAACATTTGCGCGAAGGCGTGGTTACACGCTGATCAGGACGTCGACGCCCTGCAGGCTTTGTGCGAGGTTGTCTTCACCGTAGACGCGCAGcttggcgccggcggcggcgagttcGGCAGCGGCCTTGGACTCGGCTCGcgcgaggacgacgatgtcTTGGAACCTGGTGCGGCATTCGGGGGATAGGAATGCCCGGGCGACGTGCGACCCCAGATTGCCTGTTGCGCCGGCAATGGCTACGGTCCGGAGAGCCATTGTAGTTTGGTGATGGAGTCGTATTTGAATGGAGGCGTTGGCAGATGGCCCTTGGGTGGTGGCAGCAAACGTGCGGAGAGGGCCTTCTTTATTGTTTCCTGGACATGTCGGCGATCCCTCATGGTTGAGAGAAGCTGGGCACCGGATTTGTAAGTCGCAGGCAAAGTTTAATGGGTGAGGCTTGACcgaattcaatgttggctttCATGCTCGTCATACCCTAACCAATCGCCGGTGGCTGCGCTGCTGAGCAGCCCAGTGTCTCTCACGCGGATGCGATCTACATGCTGTTTTTCTCGTTGCGGTGTCGGTTGAGTGGGATTTCTTAACAATCAAATTGTGAAATTCCGCATGCTTTTGATGCGGCATCCTTACAGGCGCAAGACTAGGCAATCCCGCTGGGCCGTTTGTTGATGTGTCTTTGACAACTGTTGATAAAACTTCGGCAATgggtttcttttttaaagCAATTGCTCGCGTTGCCAACACAGTGAGATCGGAACCTACCCTAGACCCTGGCACCACGCCTCGGTGGTTTGCGGGGAAACCACTTAGTACACGCACCCTGTTGATAGAGGAATCAATACTTTATTGCAATGGATTTAAAAGTTAGGCTAAAGGTATTGTATCTATACTTGGGTTATTAAATCTTTTACGCTGAATGTGTAAGCAACGGTGTAGGTAGTTCACATGCCTGACAAGGTCAACATTGGAGTGCTACTCGCGTAGTAGAGACCACAAAATACTTGACGCTTCTTATTGCGGTTGGATACGTCCCATTTCATTCTCGGCTATATCGACATGTTTCATGAGTACTCTCGAAAATTTACCTCACATGCGGTAAAACGTTAATCCTGATATATCAGTAGTCTGGTACGTTTGCTTTTTTGCCGCGCTTTAAATGTTGCGCCTACTACCGAGTCCTACAATGACTGCAAGGATGCGCTCGCAAATCGCCAACCAGTCAGTTAGCCTCCACACTGTTTGATGTGTCCATGACTCGGGAAGTGACAGACGTGGGGGACTCGAGTCACTTGACCCTGGGAACCCGCTCGGACGTTTGGCAGTAGCGCCGTTGTGAACCCTCCGACTATCCAACAAACTCTATCGACGCTGAACCATGCCAGCCGACCTTATGTGGTTTGTAGTAAATGGTGAGTTTTGGGTTATTGCCCCGTCATTTTCATTGTCAATTGATGCCGGCCGAGGGATCCATTGAGAATGTTCTGTGCGCATGCATGTGGCGGCGCTAGCGTGGACATGTCGAATTGGCGGGGGAAAACGCGGGGGTGGTAATCATGAACTTGACTTGATATCGGCTTTTGGGGGTGCTGTTCCTGCTTCTAGCCGACAGATCCGAGAGTAAGAATGTTGCCCTGCCCTGTATCGGATGAGATAGAGACCGGTGGGCCTCGACGCTGGGGTTGGGTTGGGGTTGACTTGGATCACCGTCCTCCGAGAGACTGGATCATGGTTGTCGTGAAGGCCGTGGCAAATACCAATGTCGACCGTTTTCCACGCTTCTGGTCCTACATCACCTTTCAACACCACGACGACCACTCCGCATGCACGTGCGGGAAACGACTCTAAATCCATACGGCAGCCAATGCTTGGGGGTAATAGTCTCAACTGGATATCggcaaaagggaaaagaggACCATGCATGTGTCTTTCCAGAATGTGGGCGTAGCGGCCTAGCTTCAGATTGAACCGGCATGACCAGGATTCCCCACTTTTGGTAGTGCAGCTGCCAGGTGCCACGCCAGttggaacatttgaagcATTGAGCTGCGAGATCACCATCGCACATGCGCTCCTTCCTGGCAGGTTTCCCACAAACACCACCAATGGACCTCTGTTCTCTTGTGCTAGTGACAGCCATCATCTGCATATGCGGAAACCCTCCGCATTCATTGAAAGCGCGTCACTGCCGTATGGCTGGGACATGCGAATGCTCCGGCTTCCAGTACACCATCCGCGTTTCCTTTCAACGCAACACGATGAAGCCTCGGTGCGATTGGTCGTTAACGACCCCAACAAGTTAgcccccctccctcctttCCCTTCCCAGGCGCATCTCCATTGTGAAGCGCCCGCGACAAATCAAGCCAACCACAGCACTAATCTGGAATTAGAACCATGCGCCGGAACGCCACGAGGCAAGAGACCTTGTTTCGGAGAGCCGACATCAGACCCCTGTGTCCATTGGGCCAACGGCTCGCCAGTGGCTTCATGCCTCCTTTCGTCCCAAGTCTGTTTGAGTGACTTGCCCGTCTTGGCGTGGGGAACATTATCCATCTCCCGGGATGCCACCAGTTACGAGTGTTCCGTACAATCATCGTGATGTAGTTGTTGGTTGAACGCCGCTGGCGCATTGGGCGCGCACCATTCTTTCTGGAGGAAAACGAAACCAGACACACCAATACCGCTGGACTATGTGGTTGGGTATATCGGGTACTGGCGTCAAATTCCATTTGCCCACGGCCGTGCAGTCTACACCGCGGTTGCTCAGGGCAAATATCATCACTTCGTGTGCTCGTACCTGACTCCACCAATCCGTCAGTGGCTTTTCTTTGGTTGGGGTCCAAGCCATCCACCAGCACGGTATTTTCGTCGAGATAATACTGACAAGGCCGCTTACTCAATGTCCAGTACAGGTGTTGCGCCTGCCCGGTTGCTCGCTTCCAGCCATTTTCCAGACCCGTAAATGTCAAGATTGACGATTTCAATGGGACACATACGCACGTTTCGGCAGCAAATACCCACGAGGGCTCGTGTTTAGCTTACGATCCCTGTCTATGCCGCGTGTGGACTCTCAGAACATACGGCAACTTGCAAATCAGTGGAGTCATAGAGAAGACGCCGATCCAAGCAGCATCCAGGGTGTCTCATTGCTGAGAGAACTGCGAAATCCTCTAGTCATCAAAGATGATCCTGGCGCTTGTAATCACGGATATACTGCCGTCTGATGTGAACATTGGACTTCTCTGTGGCTCTCTTTTCTGTCTTGCCCTGCAGTAGAAGACGATAATTATCCGGCCATCCTGAGGTCCCCCAACGCCACCGTTCCCCAGACCCGCGATGCATGAAGTTAGCTAGCACCTATTGCCTTAGACTGTACATGAGAGGTGTTGTCTCGGCTAATAATCTTTGACTCAGTCAACACACCATGTTGAAAGTGGCGTTTGACCCCGTACAACTAGTGCCTGGGAGTCCACCCTGGAAACTCAGAGCCACAACGGTGTGGTTCTCAACCTGTGTTATGGAATCATATGTCATATGCATATCAGACAGGGATACCAGTTCTCTTATGCACGGGTCTTGGGAAAGGTGAGCCATGTCTTCACTCTTGGCTGCGGGTAGTGGCGCCTATCATTCCCTCAACCAGGATCCTGGTCTATTAACGTGACTCAATTTCCGGGCCCCTGTGTCTTATAGATACTGCAATTGCCGTCTATATAAACACCCCATCTTGTCGAATACATTTTTCGGCATTAAATGTTGATGTCTCCAATTTTCAACCTCAGAGATCGGGGCCACATTGTTCTGGGCCAACGACGTTAGACACAATGAAGCTGTGGGCTTCCCTGATGCTAGCCCTCGCGGCTCTGCCGATGATAATGGCTCAGGACTCATCCCTGACACAGACGCTTGCCAAGTTCCCCGGCTGCGCGGTAAGTGGCCACGTTGAATTTTACCAAACCGTAGAACCTGTAGAGCTAACCGCGATTTCTACGCAGATCCCATGCCTAGGGCAATCTATTCCCAAATCACACTGTTCAATGACGAACCAAACATGCTTGTGTACCGATCAAGTCTTCAAAGATGGCCTGACAAACTGTGTCATGTCAAGCTGCACAATCAAGGAAGCCATAAGTATGACAGACCAAGTACGTTCATCATAATATGAACGATTCGGAACTGACCTCTGGGTATAGTGGTAAAAAATCTGACATCGACATCTTGTGGAGATCCTTTTCGAGACAAGTCAGGTCAATATGCTGTCGTTTCCAAAGTGTTTGcaatcatctcctccatgTTTGTCATACAGCGCTTTGCGTACAAGTTCTGGGCAAAACTGGAATATGGCCTTGATGATTGGTTCGTATTACTTACAACCGTGGTCGGAATACCTACCACCGTTATGAATGTGCATTACGTGGCACCAAACGGTATAGGCAGAGATGCTTGGACCCTGACGTACGACAATATTATCAACTTTGGACGTTACTTTTACATATTAGAGATCATCTACATAGTCGAAGTTTCACTCAGCAAACTGGCCATTTTATTCTTCTACATTCGAATCTTTCCGGGCCGGCGCGTTCGGCGGGTGCTTTGGGGTTCGGTTGCCTTTGTGGCCTTGTTTGGCATCGCATTTACCTTCAGTGCCATATTTCAATGCACGCCCATCGACCACAATTGGTTGAAGTGGGATGGAATACACGAGGGACGATGTGTCAATATTAATGCAGGGGCATGGTCAAATGCCGCGATAAGTATTCTTTtagatggatggatgctgGCTGTTCCCTTATGGCAATTAAAGGCGCTGAACTTGGACTGGAAGAAAAAGATTGGAGTCGGCCTGATGTTCGGCGTTGGTACATTGTACGCTGAGTCTTTACCCTTCATGTTACCCCAGAGCACTGCTAACAATGGCTGTCTACAGTGTTACCATAGTG harbors:
- the SAT4_3 gene encoding Satratoxin biosynthesis SC1 cluster protein 4; amino-acid sequence: MKLWASLMLALAALPMIMAQDSSLTQTLAKFPGCAIPCLGQSIPKSHCSMTNQTCLCTDQVFKDGLTNCVMSSCTIKEAIMVKNLTSTSCGDPFRDKSGQYAVVSKVFAIISSMFVIQRFAYKFWAKLEYGLDDWFVLLTTVVGIPTTVMNVHYVAPNGIGRDAWTLTYDNIINFGRYFYILEIIYIVEVSLSKLAILFFYIRIFPGRRVRRVLWGSVAFVALFGIAFTFSAIFQCTPIDHNWLKWDGIHEGRCVNINAGAWSNAAISILLDGWMLAVPLWQLKALNLDWKKKIGVGLMFGVGTFVTIVSILRLKSLVKFGSDSTNPTWDFFNVGIWSVVEINVAVICACLPTFRLVLVRLFPRILDTSQRFYAKHGTKNGYKSPTRRGSRPMGTTSVSHVERSQNGREPLSKHITFHKTFSIEYGETDPEHDAAQLVYMKDLEMKSHQPDSLSGGSSTS